The following are encoded in a window of Panthera leo isolate Ple1 chromosome B2, P.leo_Ple1_pat1.1, whole genome shotgun sequence genomic DNA:
- the AGER gene encoding advanced glycosylation end product-specific receptor isoform X2, translating into METGKQGSCHSFPTSRETSDDLYPHLPASGVLSQRTCPAQAPLLCPQNTGRTEAWKVLSPQGGPWDSVARVLPNGSLLLPAVGIQDEGTFRCQAKSRNGKETRSTYQVRVYQIPGKPEIVDPASELMAGVPNKVGTCLSKGGYPAGTLNWHLDGKPLIPDGKGVSVQEETRRHPETGLFTLQSELMVTPARGGAPHPTFSCSFSPGLPRRQALHTTPIQLSVWEPVPLEVQLVVEPEGGTVAPGGTVTLTCETPAQSSLQIHWIKDGVPLPLTPNPVLLLSEVRPQDQGTYSCVATHPSHGPQESRAVSVHIIETEEGPTAGSLEGQGLGTVALALGILGGLGMAALLIGAIIWQRQRRQGEERKAPENQEEEEEEREELNQSEEPEAAEGSAAGP; encoded by the exons ATGGAAACTGGTAAGCAGGGCTCCTGTCACAGCTTCCCCACTTCCAGAGAGACCAGCGATGATTTGtatccccacctccctgcctcaggAGTCCTTTCCCAAAGGACCTGCCCTGCTCAggcccctctcctctgtccccagaaCACAGGCCGAACAGAAGCTTGGAAGGTCCTGTCTCCCCAGGGAGGTCCCTGGGATAGTGTAGCTCGAGTGCTCCCCAATGGCTCCCTCCTCCTGCCGGCAGTAGGGATCCAGGATGAGGGGACTTTCCGGTGCCAGGCAAAAAGCAGGAATGGAAAGGAGACGAGGTCAACCTACCAAGTCCGAGTCTACC AGATTCCTGGGAAGCCAGAAATTGTGGATCCTGCCTCTGAACTCATGGCTGGTGTCCCCAATAAG GTGGGGACATGTTTGTCCAAGGGGGGCTACCCTGCCGGAACTCTTAACTGGCACTTGGATGGGAAACCCCTCATACCTGATGGCAAAG GAGTGTCCGTGCAGGAAGAGACCAGGAGACACCCTGAAACAGGGCTTTTCACACTCCAGTCAGAATTGATGGTGACCCCAGCCCGGGGAGGAGCTCCCCATCCCACTTTCTCCTGTAGCTTCAGTCCTGGCCTTCCCCGGCGCCAAGCCCTACACACGACCCCCATCCAGCTCAGCGTCTGGg agcctgTGCCTCTGGAGGTCCAGTTGGTGGTAGAGCCAGAAGGTGGAACAGTAGCTCCTGGTGGTACCGTGACCCTGACCTGTGAAACCCCTGCCCAGTCCTCCCTTCAAATCCACTGGATCAAGGAC gGCGTGCCCCTGCCCCTTACCCCCAACCCTGTGCTGCTCCTCTCTGAGGTAAGACCTCAGGACCAGGGAACCTACAGCTGTGTAGCCACCCATCCCAGCCATGGGCCCCAGGAAAGCCGTGCTGTCAGTGTCCACATCATCG AAACAGAGGAGGGGCCAACTGCAG GTTCTTTggaagggcaggggctgggaacTGTAGCCCTAGCCCTGGGGATCCTGGGAGGCCTGGGGATGGCTGCCCTGCTCATTGGGGCCATCATATGGCAAAGACAGCGACGCCAAGGAGAGGAGAG GAAGGCCCCAGAaaaccaggaggaggaggaggaggagcgcgAAGAGCTGAATCAGTCAGAGGAGCCTGAGGCAGCTGAGGGCAGTGCAGCAGGGCCTTGA
- the AGER gene encoding advanced glycosylation end product-specific receptor isoform X3, protein METEIPGKPEIVDPASELMAGVPNKVGTCLSKGGYPAGTLNWHLDGKPLIPDGKGVSVQEETRRHPETGLFTLQSELMVTPARGGAPHPTFSCSFSPGLPRRQALHTTPIQLSVWEPVPLEVQLVVEPEGGTVAPGGTVTLTCETPAQSSLQIHWIKDGVPLPLTPNPVLLLSEVRPQDQGTYSCVATHPSHGPQESRAVSVHIIETEEGPTAGSLEGQGLGTVALALGILGGLGMAALLIGAIIWQRQRRQGEERKAPENQEEEEEEREELNQSEEPEAAEGSAAGP, encoded by the exons ATGGAAACTG AGATTCCTGGGAAGCCAGAAATTGTGGATCCTGCCTCTGAACTCATGGCTGGTGTCCCCAATAAG GTGGGGACATGTTTGTCCAAGGGGGGCTACCCTGCCGGAACTCTTAACTGGCACTTGGATGGGAAACCCCTCATACCTGATGGCAAAG GAGTGTCCGTGCAGGAAGAGACCAGGAGACACCCTGAAACAGGGCTTTTCACACTCCAGTCAGAATTGATGGTGACCCCAGCCCGGGGAGGAGCTCCCCATCCCACTTTCTCCTGTAGCTTCAGTCCTGGCCTTCCCCGGCGCCAAGCCCTACACACGACCCCCATCCAGCTCAGCGTCTGGg agcctgTGCCTCTGGAGGTCCAGTTGGTGGTAGAGCCAGAAGGTGGAACAGTAGCTCCTGGTGGTACCGTGACCCTGACCTGTGAAACCCCTGCCCAGTCCTCCCTTCAAATCCACTGGATCAAGGAC gGCGTGCCCCTGCCCCTTACCCCCAACCCTGTGCTGCTCCTCTCTGAGGTAAGACCTCAGGACCAGGGAACCTACAGCTGTGTAGCCACCCATCCCAGCCATGGGCCCCAGGAAAGCCGTGCTGTCAGTGTCCACATCATCG AAACAGAGGAGGGGCCAACTGCAG GTTCTTTggaagggcaggggctgggaacTGTAGCCCTAGCCCTGGGGATCCTGGGAGGCCTGGGGATGGCTGCCCTGCTCATTGGGGCCATCATATGGCAAAGACAGCGACGCCAAGGAGAGGAGAG GAAGGCCCCAGAaaaccaggaggaggaggaggaggagcgcgAAGAGCTGAATCAGTCAGAGGAGCCTGAGGCAGCTGAGGGCAGTGCAGCAGGGCCTTGA
- the AGER gene encoding advanced glycosylation end product-specific receptor isoform X1: MAAGAAAGAWVLVFSLWGAVVGDRNVTARIGKPLVLNCRGAPKKPPQQLEWKLNTGRTEAWKVLSPQGGPWDSVARVLPNGSLLLPAVGIQDEGTFRCQAKSRNGKETRSTYQVRVYQIPGKPEIVDPASELMAGVPNKVGTCLSKGGYPAGTLNWHLDGKPLIPDGKGVSVQEETRRHPETGLFTLQSELMVTPARGGAPHPTFSCSFSPGLPRRQALHTTPIQLSVWEPVPLEVQLVVEPEGGTVAPGGTVTLTCETPAQSSLQIHWIKDGVPLPLTPNPVLLLSEVRPQDQGTYSCVATHPSHGPQESRAVSVHIIETEEGPTAGSLEGQGLGTVALALGILGGLGMAALLIGAIIWQRQRRQGEERKAPENQEEEEEEREELNQSEEPEAAEGSAAGP; the protein is encoded by the exons atgGCAGCAGGGGCAGCGGCTGGAGCCTGGGTGCTGGTCTTCAGTCTGTGGG GGGCAGTAGTAGGCGACCGAAACGTCACAGCCCGGATTGGGAAGCCACTGGTGCTGAACTGTAGGGGGGCCCCCAAGAAACCACCCCAGCAGTTGGAATGGAAACTG aaCACAGGCCGAACAGAAGCTTGGAAGGTCCTGTCTCCCCAGGGAGGTCCCTGGGATAGTGTAGCTCGAGTGCTCCCCAATGGCTCCCTCCTCCTGCCGGCAGTAGGGATCCAGGATGAGGGGACTTTCCGGTGCCAGGCAAAAAGCAGGAATGGAAAGGAGACGAGGTCAACCTACCAAGTCCGAGTCTACC AGATTCCTGGGAAGCCAGAAATTGTGGATCCTGCCTCTGAACTCATGGCTGGTGTCCCCAATAAG GTGGGGACATGTTTGTCCAAGGGGGGCTACCCTGCCGGAACTCTTAACTGGCACTTGGATGGGAAACCCCTCATACCTGATGGCAAAG GAGTGTCCGTGCAGGAAGAGACCAGGAGACACCCTGAAACAGGGCTTTTCACACTCCAGTCAGAATTGATGGTGACCCCAGCCCGGGGAGGAGCTCCCCATCCCACTTTCTCCTGTAGCTTCAGTCCTGGCCTTCCCCGGCGCCAAGCCCTACACACGACCCCCATCCAGCTCAGCGTCTGGg agcctgTGCCTCTGGAGGTCCAGTTGGTGGTAGAGCCAGAAGGTGGAACAGTAGCTCCTGGTGGTACCGTGACCCTGACCTGTGAAACCCCTGCCCAGTCCTCCCTTCAAATCCACTGGATCAAGGAC gGCGTGCCCCTGCCCCTTACCCCCAACCCTGTGCTGCTCCTCTCTGAGGTAAGACCTCAGGACCAGGGAACCTACAGCTGTGTAGCCACCCATCCCAGCCATGGGCCCCAGGAAAGCCGTGCTGTCAGTGTCCACATCATCG AAACAGAGGAGGGGCCAACTGCAG GTTCTTTggaagggcaggggctgggaacTGTAGCCCTAGCCCTGGGGATCCTGGGAGGCCTGGGGATGGCTGCCCTGCTCATTGGGGCCATCATATGGCAAAGACAGCGACGCCAAGGAGAGGAGAG GAAGGCCCCAGAaaaccaggaggaggaggaggaggagcgcgAAGAGCTGAATCAGTCAGAGGAGCCTGAGGCAGCTGAGGGCAGTGCAGCAGGGCCTTGA
- the AGER gene encoding advanced glycosylation end product-specific receptor isoform X4: MAGVPNKVGTCLSKGGYPAGTLNWHLDGKPLIPDGKGVSVQEETRRHPETGLFTLQSELMVTPARGGAPHPTFSCSFSPGLPRRQALHTTPIQLSVWEPVPLEVQLVVEPEGGTVAPGGTVTLTCETPAQSSLQIHWIKDGVPLPLTPNPVLLLSEVRPQDQGTYSCVATHPSHGPQESRAVSVHIIETEEGPTAGSLEGQGLGTVALALGILGGLGMAALLIGAIIWQRQRRQGEERKAPENQEEEEEEREELNQSEEPEAAEGSAAGP; encoded by the exons ATGGCTGGTGTCCCCAATAAG GTGGGGACATGTTTGTCCAAGGGGGGCTACCCTGCCGGAACTCTTAACTGGCACTTGGATGGGAAACCCCTCATACCTGATGGCAAAG GAGTGTCCGTGCAGGAAGAGACCAGGAGACACCCTGAAACAGGGCTTTTCACACTCCAGTCAGAATTGATGGTGACCCCAGCCCGGGGAGGAGCTCCCCATCCCACTTTCTCCTGTAGCTTCAGTCCTGGCCTTCCCCGGCGCCAAGCCCTACACACGACCCCCATCCAGCTCAGCGTCTGGg agcctgTGCCTCTGGAGGTCCAGTTGGTGGTAGAGCCAGAAGGTGGAACAGTAGCTCCTGGTGGTACCGTGACCCTGACCTGTGAAACCCCTGCCCAGTCCTCCCTTCAAATCCACTGGATCAAGGAC gGCGTGCCCCTGCCCCTTACCCCCAACCCTGTGCTGCTCCTCTCTGAGGTAAGACCTCAGGACCAGGGAACCTACAGCTGTGTAGCCACCCATCCCAGCCATGGGCCCCAGGAAAGCCGTGCTGTCAGTGTCCACATCATCG AAACAGAGGAGGGGCCAACTGCAG GTTCTTTggaagggcaggggctgggaacTGTAGCCCTAGCCCTGGGGATCCTGGGAGGCCTGGGGATGGCTGCCCTGCTCATTGGGGCCATCATATGGCAAAGACAGCGACGCCAAGGAGAGGAGAG GAAGGCCCCAGAaaaccaggaggaggaggaggaggagcgcgAAGAGCTGAATCAGTCAGAGGAGCCTGAGGCAGCTGAGGGCAGTGCAGCAGGGCCTTGA
- the PBX2 gene encoding pre-B-cell leukemia transcription factor 2, producing MDERLLGPPPPGGGRGGLGLVGGEPGGPGEPPGGGDPGGGSGGVPGGRGKQDIGDILQQIMTITDQSLDEAQAKKHALNCHRMKPALFSVLCEIKEKTGLSIRSSQEEEPVDPQLMRLDNMLLAEGVAGPEKGGGSAAAAAAAAASGGGVSPDNSIEHSDYRSKLAQIRHIYHSELEKYEQACNEFTTHVMNLLREQSRTRPVAPKEMERMVSIIHRKFSAIQMQLKQSTCEAVMILRSRFLDARRKRRNFSKQATEVLNEYFYSHLSNPYPSEEAKEELAKKCGITVSQVSNWFGNKRIRYKKNIGKFQEEANIYAVKTAVSVTQGGHSRTSSPTPPSSAGSGGSFNLSGSGDMFLGMPGLNGDSYSASQVESLRHSMGPGGYGDNLGGGQMYSPREMRANGGWQEAVTPSSVTSPTEGPGSVHSDTSN from the exons ATGGACGAGCGGCTGCTGGGGCCGCCCCCTccaggtgggggccgggggggcctGGGATTggtgggtggggagcctgggggcccTGGCGAGCCTCCCGGTGGCGGAGACCCCGGTGGGGGTAGCGGGGGGGTCCCGGGAGGCCGAGGGAAGCAAGACATCGGGGACATTCTGCAGCAGATAATGACCATCACCGACCAGAGCCTGGACGAGGCCCAGGCCAA gAAACACGCCCTCAACTGCCACCGCATGAAGCCTGCTCTCTTTAGTGTCCTGTGTGAAATCAAGGAGAAAACCG GCCTTAGCATTCGAAGCTCCCAAGAGGAGGAGCCGGTGGACCCACAGCTGATGCGCCTGGACAACATGCTTCTGGCAGAGGGTGTGGCTGGGCCTGAGAAAGGAGGGggctcagcagcagcagctgcgGCCGCAGCAGCCTCCGGGGGCGGCGTGTCCCCTGACAACTCCATCGAACACTCGGACTATCGCAGCAAACTTGCTCAGATCCGCCACATCTACCACTCGGAGCTGGAGAAATATGAGCAG GCGTGTAACGAGTTCACAACCCACGTCATGAACCTGCTGAGGGAACAGAGCCGCACACGGCCTGTGGCACCCAAGGAGATGGAGCGCATGGTGAGCATCATCCATCGGAAGTTCAGCGCCATCCAGATGCAGCTCAAGCAGAGCACCTGTGAGGCTGTCATGATCCTGCGTTCCCGCTTCTTGGATGCCAG ACGAAAACGCCGCAACTTCAGCAAACAGGCCACTGAGGTCCTCAATGAGTATTTCTACTCGCATCTGAGTAACCCATATCCTAGTGAGGAGGCTAAGGAGGAGCTTGCCAAGAAGTGCGGAATCACTGTCTCTCAG GTCTCCAACTGGTTTGGCAACAAGCGGATTCGgtataagaaaaatattggaaagtTCCAAGAGGAAGCAAACATCTATGCTGTCAAGACCGCCGTGTCAGTCACCCAGGGGGGCCACAGCCGCACCAGCTCCCCGACACCCCCTTCGTCTGCAG gcTCTGGCGGCTCTTTCAATCTCTCAGGATCCGGAGACATGTTTCTGGGGATGCCCGGGCTCAACGGAGATTCCTACTCTGCTTCCCAG GTGGAATCACTCCGACACTCAATGGGGCCAGGGGGCTACGGGGATAACCTTGGGGGAGGCCAGATGTACAGCCCTCGGGAAATGAGG gcAAACGGTGGCTGGCAGGAGGCTGTAACCCCATCCTCAGTGACGTCCCCGACAGAGGGACCAGGGAGCGTTCACTCTGACACTTCCAACTGA
- the GPSM3 gene encoding G-protein-signaling modulator 3, with protein MEAERPQEEENGDQGPHQDEHGWPPVNTTTRPWRSAPPSPPPPGTRHTALGPCSASLLSLQTELLLDLVAEAQSRRLEEQRATFHIPQNPPSIAPAPLRPLEDREQLYSTILSHQCQRMEAQRSEPPLPPGGQELLELLLRVQGGGRMEEQRSRPPTHTC; from the exons ATGGAGGCCGAGAGACCCCAGGAAGAAGAGAATGGTGACCAG GGCCCCCATCAGGATGAGCATGGCTGGCCCCCTGTGAACACCACCACTCGGCCTTGGCGATCTGCTCCtccgtcccctcctcctccagggaccCGCCACACAG ccctggggcccTGCTCggcctccctgctctccctgcagACTGAGCTCCTTCTGGATTTGGTGGCTGAGGCCCAGTCCCGCCGCCTAGAGGAGCAAAGAGCCACCTTCCACATCCCCCAGAACCCCCCAAGCATAGCCCCAGCCCCACTTCGGCCTCTTGAGGACAGAGAACAGCTCTACAGCACTATCCTCAGTCACCAG TGCCAGCGGATGGAAGCCCAGCGGTCAGAGCCTCCCCTACCCCCAGGGGGACAGGAGCTCCTGGAGTTGCTGCTGAGAGTTCAGGGTGGAGGTCGAATGGAGGAGCAAAGGTCCCGGCCCCCCACACATACCTGCTGA